A DNA window from Streptococcus parapneumoniae contains the following coding sequences:
- a CDS encoding FTR1 family protein, producing the protein MVRNYWKAKSWLLVLALSLLILFPVGAQESLSSYFVKITDASKAVKNGNQSEAQKLVMEMASDFERVENKDFEAGKVVKEKLAQSGEITEDKLTEISAALLAFEKEQNPVDLDAEKEKLVNRLSPRFEALEQAIASKDLEKVREAFKKMNSTWTINESVVRDNSTAHYGRVETAISFLRSSMETEPTDFNSIQTSFEDLKKAIDDFVSGKEVAEASSDLSLKDGIALLKKALEQFQTGDQASGAASMKEFITIWPTIEGSVSTTNPSLYTRVESESPVIMVKGSEKEYQEKLEKLIADLSQIDTSARYNAFDAMLILLREGVEALLIVMALVTTLKAAKMRKGLKWVYGGAITGIMASLVIAFILQIAFPAVTSGSNREIIEGAVGIFAVAMMILIGIWLHSKSSVKKWNAFMESQMETVTKTGSFISMFALSFLAVFREGAETILFYVGILPRISNFEFVLGISLALLVLVIIAIVMNKASQFFLPHKVFFILTWMIYALAFKMLGVSVHALQLTNMAPNHLVTGFPTIDLLGIYPSWEGLVSQLVFVIIVLIVTFRQGEE; encoded by the coding sequence TTGGTCAGAAATTATTGGAAGGCTAAAAGCTGGTTACTAGTTTTAGCTTTGTCACTTTTAATTCTTTTTCCAGTAGGTGCCCAAGAGAGTCTGAGTTCTTACTTTGTGAAAATCACAGATGCTTCTAAAGCGGTAAAAAATGGGAATCAGTCTGAGGCCCAGAAACTCGTTATGGAGATGGCATCAGACTTCGAAAGAGTAGAAAATAAGGATTTTGAGGCTGGTAAAGTCGTTAAGGAAAAGTTAGCTCAGTCAGGCGAGATTACTGAAGACAAACTCACCGAAATTTCTGCAGCCCTATTAGCCTTTGAAAAAGAACAAAATCCTGTTGACCTAGATGCGGAAAAAGAAAAATTGGTCAACCGTCTAAGTCCTCGTTTTGAAGCCTTAGAGCAGGCCATTGCCTCCAAAGATTTGGAAAAGGTACGAGAAGCTTTTAAGAAAATGAATTCCACTTGGACTATCAATGAAAGTGTGGTTCGTGACAATAGTACGGCCCATTATGGACGTGTTGAAACAGCTATTTCTTTCTTGCGTAGTAGTATGGAAACCGAGCCTACGGATTTTAACTCCATCCAGACTTCCTTTGAGGACTTAAAAAAGGCTATCGATGATTTTGTAAGCGGAAAAGAAGTCGCAGAAGCATCTTCTGATTTAAGTCTCAAAGATGGTATTGCTCTTTTGAAGAAAGCTTTGGAACAATTCCAAACTGGTGACCAAGCATCAGGAGCAGCTAGCATGAAGGAATTCATCACTATCTGGCCAACGATTGAGGGTTCTGTTAGCACGACCAATCCTTCCCTCTATACACGAGTGGAGAGTGAAAGCCCTGTGATTATGGTCAAGGGAAGTGAGAAGGAATACCAAGAAAAATTAGAAAAACTGATAGCAGATTTATCACAAATTGATACTAGCGCACGTTACAATGCCTTTGATGCTATGCTGATTCTTTTAAGAGAAGGTGTGGAGGCTCTCTTAATCGTTATGGCCTTGGTAACGACCTTGAAAGCAGCCAAGATGCGTAAAGGGCTCAAGTGGGTTTATGGTGGTGCTATCACAGGGATCATGGCAAGTCTGGTTATTGCTTTCATCCTGCAAATTGCCTTTCCAGCAGTCACATCAGGCTCCAATCGTGAAATCATCGAAGGAGCAGTGGGAATTTTTGCAGTCGCTATGATGATTTTGATTGGAATCTGGCTCCACAGCAAATCCTCGGTCAAAAAATGGAATGCCTTTATGGAGTCACAAATGGAAACAGTGACCAAAACAGGTTCCTTTATTTCCATGTTTGCTCTCAGTTTTCTAGCTGTTTTCCGTGAGGGAGCAGAAACCATTCTCTTTTATGTTGGGATTTTACCAAGGATTTCCAACTTTGAATTTGTCTTGGGAATTTCACTTGCCTTGCTGGTTCTGGTAATTATTGCCATCGTGATGAACAAAGCCAGTCAATTCTTCCTGCCTCATAAGGTCTTCTTTATCCTAACTTGGATGATTTATGCTCTAGCCTTTAAGATGCTGGGGGTTAGTGTCCATGCTCTTCAGTTGACAAATATGGCGCCAAATCACTTAGTGACAGGCTTTCCAACAATTGACCTGCTTGGAATTTATCCAAGTTGGGAAGGTTTGGTTAGCCAGCTAGTCTTTGTTATTATTGTCTTGATTGTCACTTTCAGACAGGGTGAAGAATAA
- the tatA gene encoding twin-arginine translocase TatA/TatE family subunit, which yields MGILRDIGAPGLIIIVLGALLIFGPKRLPELGESIGKMLSEFKKAVKGTENQDKED from the coding sequence ATGGGAATCTTACGTGATATTGGAGCACCAGGATTGATTATCATCGTTTTAGGAGCTCTCTTGATATTTGGACCAAAACGATTGCCTGAACTAGGCGAATCAATCGGTAAAATGTTATCTGAATTTAAAAAAGCAGTTAAAGGAACTGAAAATCAAGATAAGGAAGACTAA
- the tatC gene encoding twin-arginine translocase subunit TatC — protein MDRKELTIVEHLVEFRKRLLAVVICFFLVFCVSLLFADQIYQYVTQAFQQKLIVLGPNDILWIYIRLASLMAFTITLPYTVYHIWSFIKPGLKKEEARAIFAYIPASFLCFLVGLAFGFYFVTPALLQVLLGLGEGLFETQLTAQNYLSFVFQTTLPLALIFELPVIIAFLTSIRLIGPEWLIAYRRYAYFILLVLAVILTPADFVSDLAMTAPLILLYELSIAISKHIMKRKQKGERNGNLT, from the coding sequence ATGGATAGAAAAGAATTGACAATCGTTGAACATCTGGTAGAATTTAGAAAGAGATTATTGGCTGTGGTCATTTGTTTCTTTTTGGTATTCTGTGTTTCTCTGCTTTTTGCAGACCAGATTTACCAGTATGTGACCCAAGCTTTTCAGCAAAAGTTGATTGTTTTAGGACCCAATGATATTTTATGGATATACATACGCTTGGCTAGTCTGATGGCCTTTACCATCACCTTGCCTTACACGGTGTATCATATTTGGTCTTTCATCAAACCCGGTTTAAAGAAGGAAGAAGCTAGAGCGATTTTTGCCTATATTCCAGCTAGTTTCCTTTGTTTTCTAGTTGGACTAGCTTTTGGTTTTTACTTTGTAACACCAGCCTTACTTCAGGTTTTATTAGGGCTAGGAGAAGGACTATTTGAGACGCAGTTAACCGCCCAAAATTATCTGTCCTTTGTTTTTCAAACGACCTTGCCCTTGGCATTGATTTTTGAATTGCCAGTTATCATTGCCTTTTTGACGTCGATTAGACTCATTGGACCAGAATGGTTGATTGCTTATCGCCGATATGCCTATTTTATCTTATTGGTACTTGCAGTCATCTTAACACCAGCTGACTTTGTCAGCGATTTGGCAATGACTGCCCCCTTGATTTTACTCTATGAATTAAGTATTGCTATTAGCAAACACATTATGAAACGCAAGCAGAAAGGAGAGAGGAATGGGAATCTTACGTGA